One Synechocystis sp. LKSZ1 genomic window, CAGTGGGATAGTACTCTTTAATGGCAAAAACTTCGTTGAGAACCGTATGGCGGGCCTGGTAGGTAATGCCGAAGCTCCCCCGGCCAATGGCATACTCAATGCGGTAGGTGTTGGAGCGCAACAATGTCCCGGCGGGAAGCGTATCTCGGAGGAGGGAAGGCAGGTGAATTTTACAGCGGGGGCAATACTCCGTAGCGGCGGGGATATCATCCTGGTAACAATTGAGACAGCGCATGGGAGAAGCAGAGAGAGAATTAGCCTGTTACCGCCGTTGATTGAGTCAGGGCCTCCATAAGCTGGTCAAGGTGCGCTTGGCTGTGGGTCGCCATGACCGACAAACGAAGACGGCTAGTGGGAACCGTGGGCGGCCGAATCGCCGGTGCAAAGAGGCCTTGGGTTTTAAGGGTCTGTGCTAATTGTAGGGCCTCTTGCGCGTGGGGAATTTTGATACAGATAATCGGTGAATCGGAAGGAAGCAACGAGAGGGACAGGGAGTCCAGCCGCTTCTTGAGGTAGGTCACATTAGACTTTAGGCGTTCTAGGCGTTGGCTGTCCTGTCGAATGATTTGCACTGCTGCCAGGGCCGCGGCCGTATCCGCAGGAGATAAGCCGGTGCTGTAGATCCAGGTGGCCGCACGATTACGGAGATAGTCGATTAGCCGCGCACTCCCGGCCACGTAGCCCCCTAAACTGCCCAGGGCCTTACTCAAGGTGCCGATTTGGATCAATTCCCCCGCAGGCCAGCCAAAATATTCCCGACAGCCGGCCCCCGCCTGACCGAGGGTTCCGGTTCCATGGGCATCATCTATTAACACCATACAGCCGTAGGTTTTCGCTAAATCCAGCAGGGCCGGCAGAGGACAGACATCTCCATCCATGCTGAACACCCCATCACTCACCATTAAGCAACGCCGATAATCTTGTCGATGTTCAGCTAGTTTTTGCTGTAGATCTGCGGCATCACCGTGTTGATACGTAATAACCGTTGCACCACTCAGTTGGCCGCCCCGTTTCAGGCTGGAATGATTATACTCATCTTCTAGAATTAGATCCCTCGGCCCCACCAGGGCTAGGAGAGTTCCCAAGTTAGCCAAATAGCCAGAACTAAACACTAGGGCGGCCTCCGTGCGTTTCCAGGTGGCCAGGGCCTGTTCTAATTGCTGATGGAGGGGACGATGGCCACTGAGGAGACGAGAGCCGGTACTGCCGGTTCCCCAGGTTTCCAGGGCCTGGATAGCGGCTTGCTTGAGGCGAGGGTCATTGGCCAGGCCAAGATAATCGTTACTGGCAAAATTAATCAGGGATTGGCCCGCGACTTGAACGACTGGGCCCGGAGGACTTTCGATGGGGGTGACATTGCGATACCAATGGGCCTGGTGAATGGTATTTAAGGCTTTATCGAGCCATTGGTAGGGATCAGCCATAGGGTTTTTTGAGGAGAAATGGTACAAATTTACGGATTTGACGGGCAAGATACACTCACTCTGGCTTAACCTATCGGGCCAGACCCGTCAACCTATAGGGGCATTCTAGTATTTTAGGCTTCCCAGGCTTCCGCAAGTCTGCTATAACTAACCCTAACTTCCCCTAAGTCGGCCCTGACGATGGATTTAAAATCATTAATTCGCGATATTCCCGATTTTCCTAAGCCGGGAATTATGTTTCGGGACATTACCACGCTCCTTAGCCATGCCGAAGGACTGCGCTACACCCTTGATACCCTGACAGCAAAATGTCGCGAGGCCGGCCTAACTCCGGACTATGTGGTGGGCATGGAATCTCGGGGCTTTTTATTTGGTGTCCCCCTGGCCTATCAACTCCAGGCCGGCTTTGTGCCAGTCCGCAAGCCCGGAAAATTGCCTGCCGCTGTCCACCACATCGAGTACGAACTAGAGTATGGCAGTGACCGCTTGGAAATTCATCAAGATGCTCTAATGGCGCACCACCGCGTCTTAATCGTGGATGACTTGATTGCTACGGGGGGAACCGCTAAGGCCACGGCGGAATTACTGGCCCAGATTGGTTGTGATGTGTTGGGGTTCGCCTTCGTGATTGAATTAACAGCCCTGGGGGGGAGACAACAATTGCCGGATCTGCCCATCATTTCCCTCGTGGAGTACTAAAACCGAATTCCGATGACGCGACGCTTGTCCTCCCCTTCCGGCCTGGCCCTACTGCCCAGCCTCGATACTTTTTTTTACATCAGTAAACGCTGTGCCCAGGGCCTGTTAACCTTGCTGTTAGCTTCCCTTTTGAGCTTTATCATTATCCAACTGGCCCCCGGTAGTTACCTCGATACCCTCCAGCAAAATCCCAAGATTTCCCCCGAAACCCTGAATCAACTCAAGGTGCAATTCGGCCTGGATCAACCCTGGTACATCCAGTACGGCCGCTGGCTCTGGCAAGTGGTGACTCAGTTTAACTTTGGCCAAAGCTTTGTCTATAATCGCTCCGTCGCCTCTCTCCTCGTAGAGCGAATTCCTGCTACTCTCCTGCTGGCCCTGACCTCCATTCTGCTGACCTGGGCCATTGCCCTGCCCCTGGGCATTATCAGCGCCGTGAAACAGAACACCTGGCTAGACCGGGGCCTACGGGTATTGAGTTACCTGGGTCAGGGTTTTCCCAGCTTTATCACGGCCTTGCTTTTACTAATCCTGGCCCAGAACCTTTCGCCACTCCTGCCCGTGGGCAATATGACCAGCCTCAACTATGCGGAATTTTCTCCCCTCCAGAAAGTCCTTGATATTCTCTGGCATCTTATTTTGCCGACCCTGGCCCTGAGTATCACCAGTTTTGCGGGCCTCCAGCGGCTGATGCGGGGCCAGTTGTTAGATGTTCTGCGCCAAGACTACATCCAAACCGCTCGGGCCAAAGGCCTACCGGAAAACCGGGTACTCTACGTCCATGCTCTTCGTAATGCCATTAACCCGTTAATTACCCTCTTGGGGTTTGAGTTCGCCAGTCTCCTGAGTGGGGCCTTTATCGCCGAATTTTTCTTTAACTGGCCTGGGTTAGGACGCTTAATTCTGCAAGCGGTCACTGCCCAGGACCTCTACTTGGTCATGGGCAGTCTGATCATGGGGGCAGCCATGTTAATTGTGGGTAATTTATTGGCCGATCTTTTGCTCCAGTGGGTTGATCCCCGTATTCAACTAGATGATTTGTAGGCCTCAGGCCTTGGGTTGGGAGTAGTTGTCACCTCCGGCATTCGTTCCGGCAAGAAGGCCTGGTCGCTGAGACTGCCCGTTAGATGGTGCTCAAAGATTTCCGCCGAGGGCAAAAGGGCCGGGGAGGATTCTTGATTTTTGATGGCTTGGGGGTCTCCTTCGGGGAGTAGGCCCAGAAGCGGAAGGGGCAAGAGGGTGGATAGATTGGTGATGATAACCAAAAGGCCCAGATTCTCAAACTGGGTTTCTGTTACGCCTAGCCAATGGGTCAGTAGTGATCCCAGTTCGTAGGAGATCAGGCCGGAGAGGTTCCAGATCGACATTAGTAGGGCAAAGAGGGTGGCTTCGATGCCTTGGGGACATAGACGCGCTGATAGGACTAAAACCGGCATAAAAGCCACCTGGCCCATCACCGTGAGGATGAGATTATCCCCCAGGCTAAACCAATGGTCATCAATGCCCAGGGCCCGATTGCTATGGGTAATCAGAATCAGGGTTGTTAGACCTAAAATCGCTGAAATTACCGTGCTCCAGCCCAGCATCGGCCGAAAGGGAATGGTTTTTAAAAATCGCTGGTATAGGGCCACCCCGATTAGACTGGCAATGCTGGTCACTAACCGCACCCGGCCTAAAAATTCCGGTTCAAAGCCCAATTCATTGGTGGTGAAGTAGAAAAACGCCGAATCAGCATTGGGCGTAGCCTGCCAGAGAAAAATAAACAATGTCGGCAACAGAATTGTTTTTTGGCCCATGGCTTGCCAGAGCTGTCGCAATTGCTGGCCCGTGGAAGGCACTAGGGCCTGATGTTCGGCTCGATTGAGGGGTTGCTCCTCAATTAAAAAAGCGGCCCCTGTGGCCACTAGGGGAAACAGAGCCGTAATCAAAAAAATCGTTTGGGAAGAGACCAGTTCTAGTAACAAGCCACTGAAGTAAGCCGTGACGATGCCCCCCAGGGCCGAGATGCCCCAAGTTAAGGATTGGAGGGAACCTGCTTGGCTCAAGGATTCCCGTTGGGCCCGTTCCACTACGAGGGAATCGACAATCACATCCCCTAGGGCCACCGAGAGGGAGGCCAACAACAGCATCAGGGTAGCTCCCCAGACCGTTTGTACCCAGAAGGCAAACATCAGCCAGGCTAGGCTCCCCAGTAGGCCCGAAATAACGAGATAGGGGCGACGACGATAGCCCCCTAGGGGCAGACCATCAGACAACAGGCCAAACAGCGGTTTGATAATCCAGGGCAGGGCCGCAATGCCCAACAAGGCCCCCATTTGAGCCGGGCCGAGGCCCAGGTCATCCTTGAGGAAAAAACTTACCGCCAAGCGCGATAGCCCCAAAATTCCCTGTACAAAGTAGATACTGAGGATGGCCGCCAGTTCCCAACTGGGGCGCTGGCCAAACAACAGGGCCTGAGAAAATTGTTGGAGCATGGGTAGAAGGGCGGCAAAAGGGGGCATGCGGTCTAGGGAGGAGAAGTCAAAAAGTATGAAGATTCATTACGACGATCTTAACGTTAGTATAGACACAGTTAACCGAGCAATTTTCGCGCTTTCCTATGTTTCTGTCGCCGCTGAATTACTTTAAGCGTCCTCTGCCGCTCCTGCTCGGCCTTCTGGGAGTGGGCATTATTGCCGTGGGTGGATTCACCTATCGCTTAATGCAGGCCCCCCGTCAGGAAACGGAACTGGAAAAATACACGGTGCTGGTTCAGCGCGAAAACTTAGCCGTAGAAATCAAAGCCAATGGCACGGTACAACCGATTCAAACCGTCAACATTAGCCCGAAAACCCCTGGTCGTTTAGTCCAACTCTTGGTGGAACAGGGGGATCAAGTCCAACAGGGCCAACGCCTGGCCATTATGGAAAATCGTGAAGCCTTTGCTGATGGGCTCCAGGCCCAAGCCCGCCTAGAGGAGGCCGTCGCTCGCTTCAGGGAAGTCGAAGCCCGCATCCCCCGAGAACTCCAGCAATTACAAACGGAAGTCAACCAGGCCCAGACTCGCGTGGCCCAGGCCCGTTCCCAGTTGGCCGTTAGTCAAAATCGTTTACGAGAAGTCCAGGCCCGCATCCCCAAGGACATTGAACAACTCCAGGCCCAACTCCGGGCTGCCGAATCTCGTCTCAAGTTGGCGGAAAATCGGATGCAACGCAATCAAGACCTGATCAACGCGGGGGCCATTTCCCGTGACCGCTTTGATGAGGTTTCCAACGATTACCTCAACGCCCGTGCCGCGGTGGTGGAAACCCTCGGTCGTCTACAACAGGCCCAGAATACCGCCTCCCCGGAAGTCGGACAAGTTCAAGAACAAATCCAGCAACTCCAAGCTGCCATTGTGGAAGCCGAACAGGCCCTACAGGGTAAACTCTCGGCCCTCCGACAACGGGAAAGCACCGCACCAGCCGAGTTGGCTTCCCTCAAGGCCAATGCTCAGGCGGCCCGAGCCAACCTAGAACGAAGCAAAATTCAATATCAAGACACCTACATTACGGCCCCCTTTAGTGGGGTAATCACCCAGAAGTACGCCACTGCTGGAGCCTTTGTTACCCCGACAACCTCCGCCTCCAATACCGCTTCCGCTACGTCTAGTTCGATTCTGGCTCTGGCTAGCGGTCTCGAAATTGTGGCGCGAGTTCCTGAAGTGGACATTGGCACGCTGAAGTTAGGCCAGAAGGTCGAAATTCAAGCGGATGCCTTTCCCAATGAGCGTTTCCAAGGCAAAGTGATTCGCATTGCCCCCGAGGCCATTCTGGAAAATAACGTTACTTCCTTTGAAGTCACCGTGGGTCTAGTGACGGGGCAGGATAAACTCCGCTCCAAAATGAATGTCGATGTGGTTTTCGAGGCCGATAATCTCTTCAATGCCCTGACGGTTCCCACCGTGGCCATTGTTACCCAAGCAGGCAAAACTGGGGTGATGGTTCCCGATGCCCAAAATCAGCCCAAATTCCAGCCCGTCACCATTGGTCTGGTGTTGGATGAGCAAACCCAAGTCCTTGCTGGCCTTCAGTCGGGCCAACGGGTATTTATCGACCTCCCCAAAGATAAACGGCCCAAGGAAAAGACCGGCTCAAACTAGGGCCCTGGATCGATATTGAGGATTGTAAGCTAGGATCCGCCATAGCATCCTGATATTCCTCGCCGCCCTATGTTTCCTTTGCTTTCTCGATGTCTCTACACTAGTCTTCTGGCCGGGTTATGGTTAAGCCAACCCAGCTTAGCAGGCCAGTTGAGCAATGGCCAGACCTTTTTTAATGCCCCGCCGATGCTCCTGGACTACGCGAGTACCTACACCGTAGTATCCGCCAACGCCGCCAAATATTATTTCACCTTCAGCCTGCCCCCAACGGCGGTTGAACCCCTGGCCAAAGTTGTATTTCAGCAACAACCCAACCCCGACCAAATTCAATTCCAAGCCGACCAAACCATTGCCTTCCTTGGCACTCAAAATAACCGAGGCACACCGCTGACCGTCCAATCTGCTACCTGGGATGCCAATAGTAGCCAGGTGACGGTGATCCTAGACCCCCCCGTCCCCCCTGGATCGACCTTTAGTATCCGCCTCCAGCCCGTTCAAAACCCAGATATTCCGAGTACCTACCAGTTTCGAGTTTTTGCCTATCCCAGTGGCAGTCAATCCCAGGCCATGGATCTGGGTGTGGCCCGTTTCCAGTTCTACCGTTTCTACGACTAGAACGCGTGAAGGCCAGCCGCACCTAATCTGAACCCAGGGCCTGGGTCAGGGCCTGTTGGCTAACTTGGTTATAAATTTGCACTAAGGCCTGTTTGGCCTCCTGGGCCGTTTCGTAGGGGAGGGGTAAAGGCCCTAGCAAATCTAAAAGACTGGTGACATCGCCAGGAGGAGCAATAACCACCCAATCCGTCTCCGGGGGCCGGTCGTAGCGCCAAAAGGCCTGGATGAGCGCCAAGGTGTCTTGCTTACTATCCTTAGGCTCGGAAGCGGAAGATGAAGTTTGGGCGACGGAAGTCGCTGGAATCGTTGGGGTGCTATCTGCCGAATATTCGGAAGTCTGGGTTTGCTGACGCTGGTCCCGCAGGGCCGCTAGAATTTGTGACCGACTCCGGCCCCGCAGTTGAAAAATAACAAAGGGATCTTCACTAAAACGGTCGGCCAATTGATAGTACACAGCCCCGATGTGTTTGCAAGGATTAGCCTTATCGGGACAGCTACAACGGGAATGGACATCCCCCAGGGTATAGGGAAAAAGATTGAGGCCATTTTTGATAAAAACCTGCTCGATGGTAGCCGGCATCTGGCCCGAGAGAAGTTGGGCAGAATACAGGGCCTTTTCCGCCAGAGACGCCACCACAAACTGCCAATCTTCGTCGTTGAAAGGGTCGAGCCACAAGGATACCTGGTAGGGCTGTACTTCGCTTCCCTGCACCTGGGCCAAGAGTTCGGCCCCCTGAAAACTGAGACTGAGAACGTTACCCTCGCGGGCGTAGTTTCTGGCCCGTTCTAGTCGTTTTTTGAAACGGTAGGAATCTAATAGTTCTAGCCAGCGTTCGACCCACCATTGACGGCCATTATTGGCCCCGGCATCATGGTTCATAGCATTATTTTCCCAAGGTTGAGGAGGGGGAAGGGGTTCGGCAAGCTTGGTTGCTCTCCTGAAGAACTGGTAACAGGGATCCCACCCACTTGCGATAGATGGCCCGAGCTTCGGGTAACGCTAAAACCCGATTAACCAGGGCTTTCCATTCTGGGTCATTTCCCGGCAGAATGAGGCCGTAGCGAATGCAATCGAGGGGCATTTTAGGCACAATTAAGTAATCTTGACCAAGGTTCAGGTTTAACAGCAACGCTTCCCCAAACAATAAAATACCATCACTGGCAAAGGCATCGATTTTCTCTTGTTGGAGGGCCTGGACACCCCGAGTCCTCCCCGTAATTCCTTGAAATTCCTGCAACCGAGCCTGGGGGTAGCGCTGGCGGAGAAACTGGGCCGTGGTGGTATCCCGCAAGACTCCGATGTCAACCTGATCTAGTTCCCCTTGGGGATTAAACGTCTTGGTGGAATCGGCTCGAATTAAAAATTGGGTTCCCGTGAGAAAAATGGGTCGAGAAAAGGTCACGGTCTCAGGCACGTCGGGCCGGATAGTATTGGGGCCGCATTCTAGGGCCACGCCATTGTCTGTCACCAGGTCAAAACGATTAAAAAGAGTGGACTGATAAAGCTTGACTAAAATGAACGGATTATTGAGTTGGCGCACGACTTCTGCTTTGAGGAGTTCCGCAAAATCAATACAAATGCCAGTCCACTGTTGATTCAGATCCTGATAGCCGAAGGGAACTGCATCCTCCCGCACCGCAATTTTTAATAGCCCAGTCGCTTGGATCTGTTCTAGGGTGGAGGACGCTTGGGCCCCTGAAGGGCAACTACTCCAGAGCCAACCCAGGAGGATTACAAGCCATTGCCACTTGGGGCTGATCAACTGTTCCATCAAGCTATGCCCATTGGTCTAAAACATCTTTCAAGATAGCTTCTTCCAGCCAGGTTTTAGCAACGACGGTCAAAGGCAGGGCCAGCAAGAGACCTAACAGGCCAAAGAGACTGGCAAAGAACAGTTGGGCAATTAGGGTTAGGGCCGGCAAGAGGGAAACCTGTTTTGCCATGACGATGGGGGTCAGCCAGTAACTTTCAATATTTTGAATAATAAAGTACAAAAAGAGGACAGCCCCAATTTTCCAGGGGGAATCTAACAGGGCAATCATCAGGGGAAAGACCACGCTAGCTGCCGGGCCAATATTGGGAATAAAGTTCAAAATACCGGCCATCAAGGCATGGACAAGCACCAGTTTGATCTGCAAGGCCCAGAGTCCCAGACCACTCAGGAGAGCAATAAAGACCGAATTAATCACAATTCCCGTCAACCAATTACCCAGGGCCAATTCCGACAAGGTTAAAATTTCATCGGCCCGTCGCCGATAGAAGGAGGGAAATAATTGCAGGGCCAACCGACGATAGGCTTGGGGTTGCAGAACCAGCATGACACTCAAGGCCAATACCAGTAAAACCTGGAGAGAGGCAACTACCGAATTGGAGAAAAACGCTAAGACATTTCCCAATAATTGGGCCCCCAGGGCCGAAAGAGACTGGCCCGAGGAATTTCCCGACCACCATTGTTCTAGCCCCCAGAGTTGGCCCTGGGTCTGGAGCGTTGCCATCACGTTCTGGAGACGACCCAGTACCTGTGGCATTAATTTCAGGAGGTCTTGAAACTGTTCCCAAAAGGGCGGCACTACCAGCGCAATAAAACAAACGCTCAGCAGACCGGCTCCCCCTAGGGTCAACGTCAAGGCCCAGCGCCGCCGACAACCCCAGTTCTGGAGGGTATTAACTAAACGATGGAGGGCAATGGCAATCACAATGGCCAAGAAGCCCAGTAGCAGCAGCTGGCGAATTTGCCATAGCACGTAACTGGCCATGGCTAAACTCAGCAGTCCTAACCATTGCGGGAGCTTCATTGGTAATTGACAATACGAGCAAAGCCTTGGGGGTCTAGACTGGCCCCGCCCACCAAGGCTCCATCAATTTCTGGCTGGGCCATAATTTCATCAATGTTATCGGGCTTCACTGAACCACCGTACTGAATCGTTACGTCAGGATGACTGAGCAGGGCCCGGATTACTCCAATCACCCGATTAGCCTCCTGGGCTTCGCAGGTATCGCCGGTGCCAATGGCCCAGATCGGTTCGTAGGCAATCACCAACTGGGTTTGATCGACATTCACTAGGCCCCGTTGAATTTGCTGGATAATCACACTTTCCGTTTCCCCCGCATCCCGCTGGGCCTTGGTTTCTCCCACACAAAGAATTGGGATTAGGCCCTGTTTTTGAGCGGCAATCACGCGCAGATTCGCCGTTTCGTTGGTTTCTCCAAAATATTGACGACGTTCACTGTGGCCCACCACCACGTATTGAACCCCCATTTCCCACAACATGGCCCCAGAAATTTCGCCAGTATAGGCCCCTTGTTCTTCCCAATGGATATTTTGAGCACCTAAACGAATCCGACTGCCGTGCAAACTCTGAGACATCGTCCCTAGAGCGGTAAAAGGGGCACAAAGAACCACTTCCCGGCCAGGGTTGGTCTCCTCCACCAACGGCTTAAAGTGTTGTAAAAATTCCTGGGACTCAGCTTGAGTCTTGTGCATTTTCCAGTTGCCAGCAATGATGATATTTCGCACGATGGGTTCTAAAACGAGGGCATCAATAGTAAAGTTTCCAGACTCTAGTTTAAGGCTTGGGGGCCATCCTGTTAGGATTCTTCCCTGGGTATCCCTCCTCGTCCTGGCTAGAATCTCTCCACCGATACATTCCCTTGAGTGGCTTTTCGACTACAGTTTTTACTGCTCCCCTAGGGGCAAATG contains:
- the bioF gene encoding 8-amino-7-oxononanoate synthase; amino-acid sequence: MADPYQWLDKALNTIHQAHWYRNVTPIESPPGPVVQVAGQSLINFASNDYLGLANDPRLKQAAIQALETWGTGSTGSRLLSGHRPLHQQLEQALATWKRTEAALVFSSGYLANLGTLLALVGPRDLILEDEYNHSSLKRGGQLSGATVITYQHGDAADLQQKLAEHRQDYRRCLMVSDGVFSMDGDVCPLPALLDLAKTYGCMVLIDDAHGTGTLGQAGAGCREYFGWPAGELIQIGTLSKALGSLGGYVAGSARLIDYLRNRAATWIYSTGLSPADTAAALAAVQIIRQDSQRLERLKSNVTYLKKRLDSLSLSLLPSDSPIICIKIPHAQEALQLAQTLKTQGLFAPAIRPPTVPTSRLRLSVMATHSQAHLDQLMEALTQSTAVTG
- a CDS encoding adenine phosphoribosyltransferase, encoding MDLKSLIRDIPDFPKPGIMFRDITTLLSHAEGLRYTLDTLTAKCREAGLTPDYVVGMESRGFLFGVPLAYQLQAGFVPVRKPGKLPAAVHHIEYELEYGSDRLEIHQDALMAHHRVLIVDDLIATGGTAKATAELLAQIGCDVLGFAFVIELTALGGRQQLPDLPIISLVEY
- a CDS encoding ABC transporter permease, whose translation is MTRRLSSPSGLALLPSLDTFFYISKRCAQGLLTLLLASLLSFIIIQLAPGSYLDTLQQNPKISPETLNQLKVQFGLDQPWYIQYGRWLWQVVTQFNFGQSFVYNRSVASLLVERIPATLLLALTSILLTWAIALPLGIISAVKQNTWLDRGLRVLSYLGQGFPSFITALLLLILAQNLSPLLPVGNMTSLNYAEFSPLQKVLDILWHLILPTLALSITSFAGLQRLMRGQLLDVLRQDYIQTARAKGLPENRVLYVHALRNAINPLITLLGFEFASLLSGAFIAEFFFNWPGLGRLILQAVTAQDLYLVMGSLIMGAAMLIVGNLLADLLLQWVDPRIQLDDL
- a CDS encoding folate/biopterin family MFS transporter → MLQQFSQALLFGQRPSWELAAILSIYFVQGILGLSRLAVSFFLKDDLGLGPAQMGALLGIAALPWIIKPLFGLLSDGLPLGGYRRRPYLVISGLLGSLAWLMFAFWVQTVWGATLMLLLASLSVALGDVIVDSLVVERAQRESLSQAGSLQSLTWGISALGGIVTAYFSGLLLELVSSQTIFLITALFPLVATGAAFLIEEQPLNRAEHQALVPSTGQQLRQLWQAMGQKTILLPTLFIFLWQATPNADSAFFYFTTNELGFEPEFLGRVRLVTSIASLIGVALYQRFLKTIPFRPMLGWSTVISAILGLTTLILITHSNRALGIDDHWFSLGDNLILTVMGQVAFMPVLVLSARLCPQGIEATLFALLMSIWNLSGLISYELGSLLTHWLGVTETQFENLGLLVIITNLSTLLPLPLLGLLPEGDPQAIKNQESSPALLPSAEIFEHHLTGSLSDQAFLPERMPEVTTTPNPRPEAYKSSS
- a CDS encoding efflux RND transporter periplasmic adaptor subunit; its protein translation is MFLSPLNYFKRPLPLLLGLLGVGIIAVGGFTYRLMQAPRQETELEKYTVLVQRENLAVEIKANGTVQPIQTVNISPKTPGRLVQLLVEQGDQVQQGQRLAIMENREAFADGLQAQARLEEAVARFREVEARIPRELQQLQTEVNQAQTRVAQARSQLAVSQNRLREVQARIPKDIEQLQAQLRAAESRLKLAENRMQRNQDLINAGAISRDRFDEVSNDYLNARAAVVETLGRLQQAQNTASPEVGQVQEQIQQLQAAIVEAEQALQGKLSALRQRESTAPAELASLKANAQAARANLERSKIQYQDTYITAPFSGVITQKYATAGAFVTPTTSASNTASATSSSILALASGLEIVARVPEVDIGTLKLGQKVEIQADAFPNERFQGKVIRIAPEAILENNVTSFEVTVGLVTGQDKLRSKMNVDVVFEADNLFNALTVPTVAIVTQAGKTGVMVPDAQNQPKFQPVTIGLVLDEQTQVLAGLQSGQRVFIDLPKDKRPKEKTGSN
- a CDS encoding DUF2808 domain-containing protein, with the protein product MFPLLSRCLYTSLLAGLWLSQPSLAGQLSNGQTFFNAPPMLLDYASTYTVVSANAAKYYFTFSLPPTAVEPLAKVVFQQQPNPDQIQFQADQTIAFLGTQNNRGTPLTVQSATWDANSSQVTVILDPPVPPGSTFSIRLQPVQNPDIPSTYQFRVFAYPSGSQSQAMDLGVARFQFYRFYD
- a CDS encoding SWIM zinc finger family protein, with translation MNHDAGANNGRQWWVERWLELLDSYRFKKRLERARNYAREGNVLSLSFQGAELLAQVQGSEVQPYQVSLWLDPFNDEDWQFVVASLAEKALYSAQLLSGQMPATIEQVFIKNGLNLFPYTLGDVHSRCSCPDKANPCKHIGAVYYQLADRFSEDPFVIFQLRGRSRSQILAALRDQRQQTQTSEYSADSTPTIPATSVAQTSSSASEPKDSKQDTLALIQAFWRYDRPPETDWVVIAPPGDVTSLLDLLGPLPLPYETAQEAKQALVQIYNQVSQQALTQALGSD
- a CDS encoding amino acid ABC transporter substrate-binding protein; protein product: MEQLISPKWQWLVILLGWLWSSCPSGAQASSTLEQIQATGLLKIAVREDAVPFGYQDLNQQWTGICIDFAELLKAEVVRQLNNPFILVKLYQSTLFNRFDLVTDNGVALECGPNTIRPDVPETVTFSRPIFLTGTQFLIRADSTKTFNPQGELDQVDIGVLRDTTTAQFLRQRYPQARLQEFQGITGRTRGVQALQQEKIDAFASDGILLFGEALLLNLNLGQDYLIVPKMPLDCIRYGLILPGNDPEWKALVNRVLALPEARAIYRKWVGSLLPVLQESNQACRTPSPSSTLGK
- a CDS encoding AI-2E family transporter: MKLPQWLGLLSLAMASYVLWQIRQLLLLGFLAIVIAIALHRLVNTLQNWGCRRRWALTLTLGGAGLLSVCFIALVVPPFWEQFQDLLKLMPQVLGRLQNVMATLQTQGQLWGLEQWWSGNSSGQSLSALGAQLLGNVLAFFSNSVVASLQVLLVLALSVMLVLQPQAYRRLALQLFPSFYRRRADEILTLSELALGNWLTGIVINSVFIALLSGLGLWALQIKLVLVHALMAGILNFIPNIGPAASVVFPLMIALLDSPWKIGAVLFLYFIIQNIESYWLTPIVMAKQVSLLPALTLIAQLFFASLFGLLGLLLALPLTVVAKTWLEEAILKDVLDQWA
- the tpiA gene encoding triose-phosphate isomerase translates to MRNIIIAGNWKMHKTQAESQEFLQHFKPLVEETNPGREVVLCAPFTALGTMSQSLHGSRIRLGAQNIHWEEQGAYTGEISGAMLWEMGVQYVVVGHSERRQYFGETNETANLRVIAAQKQGLIPILCVGETKAQRDAGETESVIIQQIQRGLVNVDQTQLVIAYEPIWAIGTGDTCEAQEANRVIGVIRALLSHPDVTIQYGGSVKPDNIDEIMAQPEIDGALVGGASLDPQGFARIVNYQ